The following are encoded in a window of Camelus ferus isolate YT-003-E chromosome 20, BCGSAC_Cfer_1.0, whole genome shotgun sequence genomic DNA:
- the DLK2 gene encoding protein delta homolog 2 isoform X1 yields MPLSPCPAASQPVPPNRCLHARPSVRPSLLGLALTMPSGCRCLHLVCLLCILGAPVQPARADDCSSHCDLAHGCCAPDGSCRCDPGWEGLHCERCVRMPGCQHGTCHQPWQCICHSGWAGKFCDKDEHICTTQSPCRNGGQCVYDGGGEYHCVCPSGFHGRDCERKAGPCEQAGSPCRNGGQCQDDQGFALNFTCRCLAGFVGARCEVNVDDCLMRPCANGATCLDGINRFSCLCPEGFAGRFCTVNLDDCASRPCQRGARCRDRVHDFDCLCPSGYGGKTCELVLSIPDPATTADILPGPTSAVVVPATGPVPHSAGAGLLRISVKEVVRRQEAELGESSLVAVVVFGAVTAILVLSTVLLTLRAWHRGVCPPGPCCYPAPHYALARQDQECQVSMLPAGLPLPPDLPPEPGKTTAL; encoded by the exons ATGCCACTATCCCCGTGTCCGGCCGCCTCCCAGCCTGTGCCACCCAACAGGTGTCTGCACgcccgtccgtccgtccgtccctccctcctggggctggCGCTGACCATGCCCAGCGGCTGCCGCTGCCTACATCTCGTGTGTCTGTTGTGCATCCTGGGGGCACCCGTTCAGCCTGCCCGAG CCGATGACTGCAGCTCCCACTGTGACCTGGCCCACGGCTGCTGTGCTCCTGACGGCTCCTGCAG GTGTGacccaggctgggaggggctgcactGTGAGCGCTGTGTGAGAATGCCTGGCTGCCAGCATGGTACCTGCCACCAGCCCTGGCAGTGCATCTGTCACAGTGGCTGGGCGGGCAAGTTCTGTGACAAAG ATGAACACATCTGTACCACGCAGTCCCCCTGTCGGAACGGAGGCCAGTGTGTATATGACGGGGGTGGCGAGTACCACTGTGTGTGCCCATCAGGCTTCCATGGGCGTGACTGCGAGCGCAAGGCTGGACCCTGTGAGCAGGCAGG gtcCCCGTGCCGGAATGGTGGGCAGTGCCAGGATGACCAGGGCTTTGCCCTCAACTTCACATGCCGCTGCCTGGCGGGCTTCGTGGGTGCCCGCTGTGAGGTAAATGTGGATGACTGTCTGATGCGGCCTTGTGCTAATGGCGCCACCTGCCTGGATGGTATTAACCgcttctcctgcctctgccctgaggGCTTTGCTGGACGCTTCTGCACCGTCAACCTGGATGACTGTGCCAGCCGCCCATGCCAGAGAGGGGCCCGCTGTCGGGACCGCGTCCATGACTTTGATTGTCTCTGCCCCAGTGGCTATGGTGGCAAGACCTGTGAGCTGGTCTTATCCATCCCAGATCCTGCCACCACAGCAGACATCCTCCCAGGGCCCACCTCAGCTGTGGTGGTACCTGCCACCGGGCCTGTCCCCCACAGCGCGGGGGCCGGTCTGCTGCGCATCTCTGTGAAGGAGGTGGTGCGGAGGCAAGAGGCCGAACTGGGCGAGTCTAGCCTCGTCGCTGTGGTGGTGTTTGGGGCCGTCACTGCCATCCTGGTCCTGTCCACAGTGTTGCTGACCCTGAGGGCCTGGCACCGGGGTGTCTGTCCCCCTGGACCCTGTTGCTATCCTGCCCCGCACTATGCCCTGGCACGCCAGGACCAGGAGTGTCAGGTTAGCATGCTGCCAGCAGGACTCCCCCTGCCGCCGGACCTGCCCCCCGAGCCTGGGAAGACCACAGCACTGTGA
- the DLK2 gene encoding protein delta homolog 2 isoform X2, with protein sequence MPSGCRCLHLVCLLCILGAPVQPARADDCSSHCDLAHGCCAPDGSCRCDPGWEGLHCERCVRMPGCQHGTCHQPWQCICHSGWAGKFCDKDEHICTTQSPCRNGGQCVYDGGGEYHCVCPSGFHGRDCERKAGPCEQAGSPCRNGGQCQDDQGFALNFTCRCLAGFVGARCEVNVDDCLMRPCANGATCLDGINRFSCLCPEGFAGRFCTVNLDDCASRPCQRGARCRDRVHDFDCLCPSGYGGKTCELVLSIPDPATTADILPGPTSAVVVPATGPVPHSAGAGLLRISVKEVVRRQEAELGESSLVAVVVFGAVTAILVLSTVLLTLRAWHRGVCPPGPCCYPAPHYALARQDQECQVSMLPAGLPLPPDLPPEPGKTTAL encoded by the exons ATGCCCAGCGGCTGCCGCTGCCTACATCTCGTGTGTCTGTTGTGCATCCTGGGGGCACCCGTTCAGCCTGCCCGAG CCGATGACTGCAGCTCCCACTGTGACCTGGCCCACGGCTGCTGTGCTCCTGACGGCTCCTGCAG GTGTGacccaggctgggaggggctgcactGTGAGCGCTGTGTGAGAATGCCTGGCTGCCAGCATGGTACCTGCCACCAGCCCTGGCAGTGCATCTGTCACAGTGGCTGGGCGGGCAAGTTCTGTGACAAAG ATGAACACATCTGTACCACGCAGTCCCCCTGTCGGAACGGAGGCCAGTGTGTATATGACGGGGGTGGCGAGTACCACTGTGTGTGCCCATCAGGCTTCCATGGGCGTGACTGCGAGCGCAAGGCTGGACCCTGTGAGCAGGCAGG gtcCCCGTGCCGGAATGGTGGGCAGTGCCAGGATGACCAGGGCTTTGCCCTCAACTTCACATGCCGCTGCCTGGCGGGCTTCGTGGGTGCCCGCTGTGAGGTAAATGTGGATGACTGTCTGATGCGGCCTTGTGCTAATGGCGCCACCTGCCTGGATGGTATTAACCgcttctcctgcctctgccctgaggGCTTTGCTGGACGCTTCTGCACCGTCAACCTGGATGACTGTGCCAGCCGCCCATGCCAGAGAGGGGCCCGCTGTCGGGACCGCGTCCATGACTTTGATTGTCTCTGCCCCAGTGGCTATGGTGGCAAGACCTGTGAGCTGGTCTTATCCATCCCAGATCCTGCCACCACAGCAGACATCCTCCCAGGGCCCACCTCAGCTGTGGTGGTACCTGCCACCGGGCCTGTCCCCCACAGCGCGGGGGCCGGTCTGCTGCGCATCTCTGTGAAGGAGGTGGTGCGGAGGCAAGAGGCCGAACTGGGCGAGTCTAGCCTCGTCGCTGTGGTGGTGTTTGGGGCCGTCACTGCCATCCTGGTCCTGTCCACAGTGTTGCTGACCCTGAGGGCCTGGCACCGGGGTGTCTGTCCCCCTGGACCCTGTTGCTATCCTGCCCCGCACTATGCCCTGGCACGCCAGGACCAGGAGTGTCAGGTTAGCATGCTGCCAGCAGGACTCCCCCTGCCGCCGGACCTGCCCCCCGAGCCTGGGAAGACCACAGCACTGTGA